The genomic region AGCTTCAACAAGTTCCTTACATGGCTCTTTTTTAGCATCTCACAGCTGGCAGGAGATTCCTGTGGCATCCAGGATCATTACTGTACCTCCTCAGGTCGAACTCATCCAGCACCTCCTCTGACATCAGCAGTACGTAAGCCATCAGTGAGCACATGGAAGACGAGAGGGGTCTTTCTGGAGATGATCTGAAACATCTTTGGATATCTTTATATAATGAATTGTCGTTGAGCTCCAGTAAGCAGTAGAACAGGTTGACTGAAATTTCAGGTGAGATGTCCTGGTTTTGTAACAGTTCTTTAATGTGTTTGGTTATTTCTGTGACGCTGTCTTTGCAGTCTTCAGTGTGTGGGAACAGGCCTCTGAGCAGTTTCTGATTGAATTCCAGTGAAATGCCCAGCAGAAACCGTAAAAATAGGTCTAAATGTCCTTTCTGACTTTGCATTGCTTTCCAAACAGCCTTCTTTAGTAAATCATGTAAAGCAATATTTTTGTCTGGCTTTTTGATGACAGACACACTCTTGATGGTTTTGTGCAGCTTTGCAGACCATAAAAACCCCGCACGTTTAGGTCTGACATCCCTTTGTGTTTCTTCACAGGAACTCTGCAGCTCGTTTTGTGTTTCTTCAGTGAAAAACTGCAGCTCGTCCATGTTCTTGTCCAGGTAGCAGAGGAACACATACACTGCAGTGAGGAACTCTTGAACACCCAAATGCACGAAGCAGAAGACCTTCATCTCATGAAGTACAGATTCTTGCTGAAAGATCTCAGTGAGCATTCCTGTGGACTCAAAGTCTTCTTCACTCACATCAATACCACATGCTCTCAGATCTTCCTCATAGAACACAATGTTCTCCTTCTTCAGCTGTTCAAACGCTAGCTTAGCTAACTTCAGAATCATTGTTTTATTGGATTCTAAGAGCTTGGACTGTgttctttctgtttttctgtcatgCTTCTGGTTCTTCATGTTCATCTGTATCAGCAGGAAGTGGATGTACATTTCAGTGAGTGTCGAGACGATGTTCTCCGCACTGTTCCCAATGGGAATGTCCTGAAGAACAGTGGCTGTGATCCAACAGAACACGGGAATGTGACACATGATGTAGAGACTACGAGATTTCTTAATGTGTGAGATCATTCTGGAGGCCTGAGCCTCATCTGTGATTCTCTTCTGGAAATACTTATCCTTCTGCGGGTCGGTGAATCCTCGTACCTCTGTG from Megalobrama amblycephala isolate DHTTF-2021 linkage group LG7, ASM1881202v1, whole genome shotgun sequence harbors:
- the LOC125271503 gene encoding NLR family CARD domain-containing protein 3-like, whose amino-acid sequence is MASVKKLLYDTLDDLKQGDLKRFKIYLKEDGRIRAGELEKDGVTDIVDIMMERFGAEEAVKITVDILRKMNQKQLAEDLQNNYTKVEKSSELAEKHTGKQDDFWLQEFMKTHKMNMKRKVEHIFEGMNENKAHLKDVFNELFITEGDLKKVNQEHEIMTIDDTIKPRKSQDRPIKCNDVFKLNKKKKKIVLTKGIAGIGKTVSVHKFILDWAEGKDNQDIDCVFLLPFRKINCIKDRKISLHEFLQMFNPELEHLETSQICEIYKRNLAFIFDGLDESRLTLDFDSGMVTCVEERSSVDELFTSLVNGTLLPSAHVWVTSRPAAANQIPRKYVGLFTEVRGFTDPQKDKYFQKRITDEAQASRMISHIKKSRSLYIMCHIPVFCWITATVLQDIPIGNSAENIVSTLTEMYIHFLLIQMNMKNQKHDRKTERTQSKLLESNKTMILKLAKLAFEQLKKENIVFYEEDLRACGIDVSEEDFESTGMLTEIFQQESVLHEMKVFCFVHLGVQEFLTAVYVFLCYLDKNMDELQFFTEETQNELQSSCEETQRDVRPKRAGFLWSAKLHKTIKSVSVIKKPDKNIALHDLLKKAVWKAMQSQKGHLDLFLRFLLGISLEFNQKLLRGLFPHTEDCKDSVTEITKHIKELLQNQDISPEISVNLFYCLLELNDNSLYKDIQRCFRSSPERPLSSSMCSLMAYVLLMSEEVLDEFDLRRYSNDPGCHRNLLPAVRC